The Streptomyces sp. P9-A4 genome contains a region encoding:
- the rplQ gene encoding 50S ribosomal protein L17 yields the protein MPRPAKGARLGGSAAHEKLLLANLAKSLFEHGRITTTEAKARRLRPVAERLITKAKKGDIHNRRLVLQTITDKGIVHTLFTEIAPRYSERPGGYTRITKIGNRRGDNAPMAVIELVEGEIAKKATVAEAEAATVRAVKEADAAAEAPAETVEDSAK from the coding sequence ATGCCGCGTCCCGCGAAGGGTGCCCGCCTCGGCGGTTCCGCCGCGCACGAGAAGCTGCTCCTCGCCAACCTGGCGAAGTCGCTCTTCGAGCACGGCCGCATCACCACGACCGAGGCCAAGGCCCGTCGCCTGCGTCCGGTCGCCGAGCGCCTGATCACCAAGGCGAAGAAGGGCGACATCCACAACCGTCGCCTGGTGCTGCAGACGATCACCGACAAGGGCATCGTCCACACCCTCTTCACCGAGATCGCCCCGCGTTACTCGGAGCGTCCGGGTGGTTACACCCGTATCACCAAGATCGGCAACCGTCGTGGCGACAACGCCCCGATGGCCGTGATCGAGCTGGTCGAGGGCGAGATCGCCAAGAAGGCGACCGTCGCCGAGGCCGAGGCCGCCACCGTGCGCGCCGTCAAGGAGGCCGACGCGGCCGCCGAGGCTCCGGCCGAGACCGTCGAGGACTCGGCCAAGTAA
- the truA gene encoding tRNA pseudouridine(38-40) synthase TruA, whose translation MSDDVQDGFVRVRLDLSYDGKDFSGWAKQAGGRRTVQGDIEDALRTVTRSKETYELTVAGRTDSGVHARGQVAHVDLPAELWAEHRDKLLRRLAGRLSHDVRVWSLTEAPSGFNARFSAIWRRYAYRVTDNPGGVDPLLRGHVLWHDWALDMDAMNEAAAALVGEHDFAAYCKRREGATTIRTLQELRWERRPDGVMEATVKADAFCHNMVRSLVGALLFVGDGHRPVDWPGKVLAAGVRDSAVHVVRPHGLTLEEVGYPADELLAARNLEARNKRSLPGSAGCC comes from the coding sequence GTGAGCGATGACGTGCAGGACGGGTTCGTACGGGTTCGGCTTGACCTGTCGTACGACGGCAAGGACTTCTCCGGCTGGGCCAAGCAGGCCGGCGGGCGGCGGACGGTGCAGGGGGACATCGAGGACGCCCTGCGGACCGTGACCCGGTCCAAGGAGACGTACGAGCTGACCGTGGCCGGCCGCACCGACTCCGGGGTGCACGCGCGCGGCCAGGTCGCCCATGTCGACCTGCCGGCCGAGCTGTGGGCCGAGCACCGCGACAAGCTGCTCAGGCGGCTCGCGGGGCGCCTCTCCCACGACGTACGGGTGTGGTCCCTGACCGAGGCCCCCAGCGGCTTCAACGCGCGGTTCTCCGCGATCTGGCGCCGCTACGCCTACCGCGTCACCGACAACCCCGGCGGGGTCGACCCGCTGCTGCGCGGCCACGTCCTGTGGCACGACTGGGCCCTCGACATGGACGCCATGAACGAGGCCGCCGCCGCGCTCGTCGGCGAGCACGACTTCGCCGCGTACTGCAAGCGGCGCGAGGGCGCCACCACCATCCGCACCCTCCAGGAGCTGCGCTGGGAGCGGCGGCCCGACGGTGTGATGGAAGCCACCGTGAAGGCGGACGCCTTCTGCCACAACATGGTCCGCTCGCTCGTCGGCGCCCTGCTGTTCGTCGGCGACGGGCACCGGCCGGTGGACTGGCCGGGCAAGGTCCTGGCGGCGGGGGTGCGGGACTCGGCCGTGCACGTCGTACGGCCGCACGGGCTCACCCTCGAAGAGGTGGGCTACCCCGCCGACGAGCTCCTGGCCGCCCGGAACCTGGAGGCCAGGAACAAGCGGTCACTCCCCGGGAGCGCCGGCTGCTGCTGA
- a CDS encoding ABC-F family ATP-binding cassette domain-containing protein produces the protein MGHVEAAHLEYYLPDGRVLLGDASFRVGEGAVVALVGANGAGKTTLLRMIAGELQPHGGSVTVSGGLGVMPQFVGSVRDESTVRDLLVSVAQPRIREAAKAVDEAEHLIMTVDDEAAQMKYAQALSDWAEVQGYEAETLWDICTMAALGMPYDKAQFRQVRTLSGGEQKRLVLESLLRGSDEVLLLDEPDNYLDVPGKRWLEERLRETRKTVLFISHDRELLSRGAQKIIAVEPGPGGSDVWVHGGGFDTFHEARRERFARFEELKRRWEEKHAQLKKLVVNLRQAAAVSHEMASRYAAAQTRLRKFEEAGPPPEPPREQDIRMRLRGGRTGVRAVTVENLELTGLMKPFSLEVFYGERVAVLGSNGSGKSHFLRLLAGDPSVAHTGDWKLGARVVPGHFAQTHAHPELTGRPLVDILWTEHAKDRGGAMSMLRRYELERQGDQSFDRLSGGQQARFQILLLELAGTTALLLDEPTDNLDLESAEALQDGLESYDGTVLAVTHDRWFSKSFDRFLVFGSDGVVRETSEPVWDERRVERAR, from the coding sequence ATGGGACATGTCGAGGCCGCGCATCTTGAGTACTACCTTCCCGACGGGAGGGTCCTCCTCGGGGACGCCTCCTTCCGGGTCGGGGAGGGCGCCGTGGTCGCCCTCGTCGGGGCCAACGGCGCCGGGAAGACCACACTGCTCCGGATGATCGCCGGAGAGCTCCAGCCCCACGGCGGCTCCGTCACCGTCAGCGGCGGGCTCGGCGTGATGCCGCAGTTCGTCGGCTCCGTACGGGACGAGTCCACCGTCCGTGACCTGCTGGTCTCGGTGGCTCAGCCGCGCATCCGGGAGGCCGCGAAGGCCGTCGACGAGGCCGAGCACCTGATCATGACGGTCGACGACGAGGCCGCGCAGATGAAGTACGCGCAGGCCCTCAGCGACTGGGCCGAGGTGCAGGGGTACGAGGCGGAGACCCTCTGGGACATCTGCACCATGGCCGCGCTCGGCATGCCGTACGACAAGGCGCAGTTCCGGCAGGTCAGGACGCTCTCCGGCGGCGAGCAGAAGCGGCTGGTCCTGGAGTCGCTGCTGCGCGGCTCCGACGAGGTGCTGCTGCTCGACGAACCGGACAACTATCTGGACGTGCCCGGCAAGCGGTGGCTGGAGGAGCGGCTGCGGGAGACCCGTAAGACCGTGTTGTTCATCTCTCACGACCGGGAGCTGCTCTCCCGCGGCGCGCAGAAGATCATCGCGGTCGAGCCGGGTCCCGGCGGGTCGGACGTGTGGGTACACGGCGGCGGCTTCGACACCTTCCACGAGGCGCGGCGGGAGCGGTTCGCGCGCTTCGAGGAGCTGAAGCGGCGCTGGGAGGAGAAGCACGCCCAGCTCAAGAAGCTCGTGGTCAACCTGCGGCAGGCGGCCGCGGTCAGCCACGAGATGGCCTCGCGGTACGCGGCGGCGCAGACCCGGCTGCGGAAGTTCGAGGAGGCCGGGCCGCCGCCGGAGCCGCCGCGCGAGCAGGACATCCGGATGCGGCTGCGCGGCGGCCGGACCGGGGTGCGGGCCGTGACCGTCGAGAACCTCGAGCTGACCGGTCTGATGAAGCCGTTCTCGCTGGAGGTCTTCTACGGGGAGCGGGTGGCCGTCCTCGGCTCGAACGGGTCGGGCAAGTCGCACTTCCTGCGGCTGCTCGCCGGCGACCCGTCGGTGGCCCACACGGGCGACTGGAAGCTCGGCGCGCGCGTGGTGCCGGGGCACTTCGCCCAGACCCACGCGCACCCGGAGCTGACCGGGCGCCCGCTCGTCGACATCCTGTGGACGGAGCACGCCAAGGACCGGGGCGGGGCGATGTCGATGCTGCGCCGGTACGAGCTGGAGCGGCAGGGCGACCAGTCCTTCGACAGGCTCTCCGGCGGGCAGCAGGCACGGTTCCAGATCCTGCTCCTGGAGCTGGCCGGGACGACGGCGCTGCTCCTGGACGAGCCGACGGACAACCTGGACCTGGAGTCGGCGGAAGCCCTCCAGGACGGGCTGGAGTCGTACGACGGGACCGTCCTCGCGGTGACCCACGACCGCTGGTTCTCGAAGAGCTTCGACCGGTTCCTGGTCTTCGGCTCGGACGGGGTCGTACGGGAGACGAGCGAGCCCGTGTGGGACGAGCGACGGGTCGAGCGGGCGCGGTGA
- the rplM gene encoding 50S ribosomal protein L13, translating into MRTYSPKPGDVTRQWHIIDAQDIVLGRLATTAANLLRGKHKPVYAPHMDMGDFVIIINADKVHLSGNKKTQKLAYRHSGFPGGLRSVRYDELLSKNPEKAVEKAIKGMIPKNTLGRQMISKLKVYAGENHPHAAQQPVPFEITQVAQ; encoded by the coding sequence GTGCGTACGTACAGCCCCAAGCCCGGCGATGTCACTCGCCAGTGGCACATCATCGACGCGCAGGACATCGTCCTGGGCCGTCTGGCGACCACGGCTGCGAACCTCCTCCGAGGCAAGCACAAGCCGGTCTACGCCCCGCACATGGACATGGGCGACTTCGTCATCATCATCAACGCTGACAAGGTCCACCTGTCCGGCAACAAGAAGACCCAGAAGCTGGCGTACCGCCACTCCGGCTTCCCGGGTGGTCTGCGCTCCGTCCGTTACGACGAGCTGCTGTCGAAGAACCCCGAGAAGGCCGTCGAGAAGGCCATCAAGGGCATGATCCCCAAGAACACCCTGGGCCGTCAGATGATCTCGAAGCTGAAGGTCTACGCGGGCGAGAACCACCCGCACGCTGCTCAGCAGCCGGTTCCGTTCGAGATCACCCAGGTCGCGCAGTAG
- the rpsI gene encoding 30S ribosomal protein S9: protein MAETTPETPVDEFEGVEEYTTETELVEGEYTSESLASRFGDPQPAAGLGRRKNAIARVRIVPGTGKWKINGRTLEDYFPNKVHQQEVNEPFKVLELDNRYDVIARIAGGGVSGQAGALRLGVARALNEADVENNRPALKKAGFLSRDDRAVERKKAGLKKARKAPQYSKR, encoded by the coding sequence GTGGCCGAGACCACCCCCGAAACCCCCGTCGACGAGTTCGAGGGCGTTGAGGAGTACACCACCGAGACCGAGCTCGTCGAGGGTGAGTACACCTCCGAGTCGCTCGCGTCCCGCTTCGGCGACCCGCAGCCGGCCGCCGGCCTGGGCCGTCGCAAGAACGCCATCGCCCGCGTCCGGATCGTTCCGGGCACCGGCAAGTGGAAGATCAACGGTCGCACCCTTGAGGACTACTTCCCCAACAAGGTGCACCAGCAGGAAGTCAACGAGCCCTTCAAGGTGCTCGAGCTCGACAACCGCTACGACGTCATCGCCCGCATCGCGGGTGGCGGTGTCTCCGGTCAGGCCGGCGCCCTGCGCCTCGGTGTGGCCCGTGCGCTGAACGAGGCGGACGTCGAGAACAACCGCCCGGCGCTCAAGAAGGCCGGCTTCCTCTCCCGCGACGACCGTGCGGTCGAGCGCAAGAAGGCCGGTCTCAAGAAGGCCCGTAAGGCTCCGCAGTACAGCAAGCGTTAA
- the glmM gene encoding phosphoglucosamine mutase translates to MGRLFGTDGVRGVANADLTAELALGLSVAAAHVLAESGTFEGHRPTAVVGRDPRASGEFLEAAVVAGLASAGVDVLRVGVLPTPAVAHLTGVLGADLGVMLSASHNAMPDNGIKFFARGGHKLADDLEDKIESVYEEHRTGAPWERPTGSGVGRVRDYDEGFETYVSHLLAVVPNRLDGLKVVLDEAHGAAARVSPEAFTRAGAQVVTIGAEPDGLNINDGCGSTHLGLLRAAVVEHGADLGIAHDGDADRCLAVDAAGNEVDGDQILAVLALAMREAGTLRGDTVVATVMSNLGFKLAMEGAGLNLVQTAVGDRYVLESMKEHGYALGGEQSGHVIVLDHATTGDGTLTGLMLAARIAATGRSLADLAGVMERLPQILINVPDVDKSRVKTSGDLAAAVTSAEQELGSTGRVLLRPSGTEPLVRVMVEAADIEQARAVAQRLADVVKSALG, encoded by the coding sequence GTGGGACGACTCTTCGGCACGGACGGCGTGCGCGGTGTGGCCAACGCGGACCTGACGGCGGAGCTGGCGCTCGGTCTCTCGGTCGCGGCGGCGCACGTGCTCGCCGAGTCGGGCACCTTCGAGGGCCACCGGCCGACCGCCGTGGTCGGGCGGGACCCGCGTGCGTCCGGAGAGTTCCTGGAAGCGGCCGTCGTGGCGGGACTCGCCAGCGCCGGTGTCGACGTGCTGCGCGTCGGCGTGCTGCCCACCCCGGCCGTGGCCCACCTCACCGGCGTCCTCGGCGCCGACCTCGGCGTGATGCTCTCCGCCAGCCACAACGCCATGCCCGACAACGGCATCAAGTTCTTCGCGCGCGGCGGCCACAAGCTCGCCGACGACCTCGAGGACAAGATCGAGTCGGTCTACGAGGAGCACCGCACCGGCGCCCCCTGGGAGCGTCCGACCGGTTCCGGCGTCGGCCGGGTCCGGGACTACGACGAGGGCTTCGAGACGTATGTCTCCCACCTCCTCGCCGTCGTCCCCAACCGGCTCGACGGCCTCAAGGTCGTCCTCGACGAGGCCCACGGCGCCGCCGCCCGCGTCTCGCCCGAGGCCTTCACCCGGGCCGGCGCGCAGGTCGTCACCATCGGCGCCGAGCCGGACGGCCTCAACATCAACGACGGCTGCGGCTCCACCCACCTCGGGCTGCTCCGCGCCGCCGTCGTCGAGCACGGCGCCGACCTGGGCATCGCCCACGACGGCGACGCCGACCGCTGCCTCGCCGTGGACGCGGCGGGCAACGAGGTCGACGGCGACCAGATCCTCGCCGTGCTCGCCCTCGCCATGCGCGAGGCGGGGACGCTGCGCGGTGACACCGTCGTCGCGACCGTCATGTCGAACCTGGGCTTCAAGCTCGCCATGGAGGGCGCGGGCCTGAACCTCGTCCAGACCGCGGTCGGCGACCGGTACGTGCTGGAGTCCATGAAGGAGCACGGCTACGCGCTCGGCGGCGAGCAGTCCGGGCACGTCATCGTGCTCGACCACGCCACCACCGGCGACGGCACCCTCACCGGCCTCATGCTGGCGGCCCGTATCGCCGCCACCGGCAGGTCGCTCGCGGACCTCGCCGGGGTGATGGAGCGACTGCCGCAGATCCTCATCAACGTCCCCGACGTCGACAAGTCCCGGGTGAAGACCTCCGGCGACCTGGCCGCCGCCGTCACCTCCGCCGAGCAGGAGCTCGGCTCCACCGGCCGCGTCCTGCTGCGCCCCTCCGGCACCGAGCCGCTGGTCCGCGTGATGGTCGAGGCGGCCGACATCGAACAGGCCCGCGCGGTCGCGCAGCGGCTCGCGGACGTCGTGAAGTCGGCTCTGGGCTAG
- a CDS encoding DUF389 domain-containing protein has product MLHLRMIVPPERTTSAIALIESTVGTTHLVVLPGVARDPHGDVVMCDMARESADELLHGLRDMKIDQDGSIAVDGIDLSMSTRADKAEREAPGEGADAVIWEQLAEATHEESTLSFTYLSFMGLATMIAACGVVLDNAILIVGAMAVGPEFGPLAGVCTAIVQRAPKLAARSLMALLIGFATAILATTVFSLVMDRLNQFSQSMLDAQRPQTSFIWQPDLFSFVVALLAGAAGTLSLTSSKSGALVGVAISVTTVPAAANAAVALSYGEVGQMWGSIQQLLLNLLGIMLAGTATLSLQKRLWRTQRGRLRHRLRRG; this is encoded by the coding sequence ATGTTGCATCTACGGATGATCGTCCCGCCGGAACGCACCACGTCCGCGATCGCGCTGATCGAGTCGACGGTCGGCACCACCCACCTCGTGGTGCTGCCGGGCGTGGCCAGAGACCCCCACGGCGACGTGGTCATGTGCGACATGGCCCGCGAGTCGGCCGACGAACTCCTGCACGGCCTGCGCGACATGAAGATCGATCAGGACGGCTCGATCGCGGTGGACGGCATCGACCTGTCGATGTCGACCCGGGCGGACAAGGCCGAGCGGGAGGCCCCGGGCGAGGGCGCGGACGCGGTCATCTGGGAGCAGCTGGCGGAGGCGACCCACGAGGAGTCGACGCTCTCCTTCACGTACCTCTCGTTCATGGGTCTGGCGACGATGATCGCGGCCTGCGGTGTCGTCCTGGACAACGCGATCCTGATCGTGGGCGCCATGGCGGTCGGCCCGGAGTTCGGCCCGCTCGCCGGGGTGTGTACGGCGATCGTGCAGCGGGCGCCGAAACTGGCGGCACGCTCGCTGATGGCGCTGCTCATCGGCTTCGCGACGGCGATCCTGGCGACGACCGTGTTCAGCCTGGTCATGGACCGGCTGAACCAGTTCAGTCAGTCCATGCTCGACGCGCAGCGCCCGCAGACCAGCTTCATCTGGCAGCCGGACCTGTTCTCGTTCGTGGTGGCGCTCCTCGCGGGCGCGGCCGGCACCCTCTCGCTGACCTCGTCCAAGTCGGGCGCGCTGGTGGGCGTGGCGATCTCGGTGACCACGGTCCCGGCGGCGGCGAACGCGGCGGTGGCCCTCAGCTACGGCGAGGTCGGGCAGATGTGGGGCTCGATCCAGCAGCTGCTGCTCAACCTGCTGGGGATCATGCTGGCGGGAACGGCGACGCTGTCCCTGCAGAAGCGACTGTGGCGGACCCAGCGCGGCCGGCTGCGACACAGGCTGCGCAGGGGCTGA
- the coaA gene encoding type I pantothenate kinase, translating into MITSPPRSASGASPYVDLTRAEWSALRDKTPLPLTADEVERLRGLGDVIDLDEVRDVYLPLSRLLNLYVQATSGLRGALNTFLGESAEQRGTPFVIGVAGSVAVGKSTVSRLLQALLARWPEHPRVELVTTDAFLYPMEELKARGLMSRKGFPESYDRRALTRFVADIKAGKKEVSAPVYSHLIYDRVPDERLVVRRPDILIVEGLNVLQPALPGQDGRTRVGLADYFDFSVYVDARPEDIERWYLNRFRKLRDTAFQNPSSYFQRYTQVSEDEALDYARTMWRTINKVNLLENVAPTRGRATLVVRKGPDHKVQRLSLRKL; encoded by the coding sequence GTGATCACTTCGCCGCCACGAAGCGCCAGCGGGGCGAGCCCCTACGTCGACCTCACCCGGGCCGAGTGGAGCGCCCTGCGCGACAAGACGCCCCTGCCGCTGACCGCCGACGAGGTCGAGCGGCTCCGCGGTCTCGGGGACGTCATCGACCTCGACGAGGTGCGGGACGTCTATCTGCCCCTGTCCCGGCTGCTCAACCTGTACGTGCAGGCCACCAGCGGGCTGCGCGGGGCCCTCAACACCTTCCTCGGCGAGAGCGCCGAGCAGCGCGGCACCCCCTTCGTCATAGGGGTCGCCGGTTCGGTCGCCGTCGGCAAGTCGACGGTCTCCCGCCTCCTGCAGGCCCTCCTCGCCCGCTGGCCCGAGCACCCGCGCGTGGAGCTGGTCACCACCGACGCCTTCCTCTACCCGATGGAGGAGCTGAAGGCGCGCGGGCTGATGTCCCGCAAGGGCTTCCCCGAGTCGTACGACCGCCGGGCCCTGACCCGCTTCGTCGCCGACATCAAGGCGGGCAAGAAGGAGGTCTCCGCCCCGGTCTACTCGCACCTGATCTACGACCGCGTGCCCGACGAGCGGCTCGTCGTCCGCCGCCCGGACATCCTCATCGTGGAGGGGCTGAACGTCCTCCAGCCCGCCCTTCCCGGCCAGGACGGCCGCACCCGCGTCGGCCTCGCCGACTACTTCGACTTCTCGGTGTACGTCGACGCGCGGCCGGAGGACATCGAGCGCTGGTACCTCAACCGCTTCCGCAAGCTCCGCGACACCGCCTTCCAGAACCCGTCCTCGTACTTCCAGCGCTACACGCAGGTCTCCGAGGACGAGGCCCTCGACTACGCCCGGACCATGTGGCGGACCATCAACAAGGTGAACCTCCTGGAGAACGTGGCCCCGACCCGCGGCCGGGCGACCCTCGTCGTCCGCAAGGGCCCCGACCACAAGGTGCAGCGCCTGAGCCTGCGCAAGCTCTGA
- a CDS encoding sensor domain-containing protein: MRSAVVAGTAVSLALLVSGCGGEGKSDDGKGKDAPKASASATSAPAPAAKALSAAELDKLIVEKGDLKGYQVAKAHGDDVVPASEVTTDKAPCAPIAHAMSFISPGSPAASVQRKVLEEPKKDATASPEEALLVGLGVRVTAVTLGSYDGQGAQDAFASVKKAGGECAGGFTVIHGAERTKVTKVAPESVTAGEEAVAFTVTSELEGRPFASKVVVFRQGNTLASFSTISFASGGVKALPKDVVDAQAAKLG, from the coding sequence ATGAGAAGCGCCGTCGTCGCCGGTACCGCCGTGTCCCTCGCCCTGCTCGTCAGCGGGTGCGGTGGGGAGGGGAAGAGCGACGACGGCAAGGGGAAGGACGCCCCCAAGGCCTCGGCCTCCGCGACGAGCGCGCCCGCGCCCGCCGCGAAGGCACTGTCCGCCGCCGAGCTGGACAAGCTGATCGTCGAGAAGGGCGATCTCAAGGGTTACCAGGTGGCCAAGGCCCACGGCGACGACGTCGTACCGGCCTCCGAGGTCACCACCGACAAGGCCCCCTGCGCGCCGATCGCCCACGCCATGTCCTTCATCTCGCCCGGCTCGCCCGCCGCTTCGGTGCAGCGCAAGGTGCTGGAGGAGCCGAAGAAGGACGCCACGGCCTCCCCGGAGGAAGCCCTCCTCGTCGGGCTCGGTGTCCGGGTGACGGCCGTGACGCTCGGGTCGTACGACGGGCAGGGCGCCCAGGACGCCTTCGCCTCGGTGAAGAAGGCCGGCGGCGAGTGCGCCGGCGGCTTCACGGTGATCCACGGGGCGGAGAGGACGAAGGTCACCAAGGTCGCCCCGGAGAGCGTCACCGCGGGGGAGGAGGCGGTCGCCTTCACCGTCACCAGCGAACTGGAGGGCCGGCCGTTCGCCAGCAAGGTGGTCGTCTTCCGCCAGGGCAACACGCTCGCGTCGTTCTCGACGATCAGCTTCGCTTCCGGCGGTGTGAAGGCGCTCCCGAAGGACGTCGTCGACGCGCAGGCCGCCAAGCTGGGCTGA
- the glmS gene encoding glutamine--fructose-6-phosphate transaminase (isomerizing) translates to MCGIVGYVGGQSALDVVVAGLKRLEYRGYDSAGVAVLSDGGLAAAKKAGKLVNLEKELVDRPLAGGSVGIGHTRWATHGGPTDVNAHPHLDNAGRVAVVHNGIIENFADLRAELTERGHDLVSETDTEVVAHLLAEEFSSAGELAEAMRLVCRRLEGAFTLVAVHADQPDVVVGARRNSPLVVGVGEGENFLASDVSAFIAHTRSAIELGQDQVVELTRDGVTVTDFDGAPADVRAFHVDWDASAAEKGGYDYFMLKEIAEQPKAVADTLLGRIDGNGRLTLDEVRIPDAVLREADKVVIIACGTAFHAGLIAKYAIEHWTRIPCEVELASEFRYRDPILGQKTLVIAISQSGETMDTLMALRHAREQGAKVLAVCNTNGSTIPRESDAVLYTHAGPEIAVASTKAFLTQLVACYLLALYLGQVRGTKWGDEIRAVVRELARIGDEVERVLETMEPVRALARSLAHKNTVLFLGRHVGYPVALEGALKLKELAYMHAEGFAAGELKHGPIALIEEDLPVVVVVPSPKGRSVLHDKIVSNIQEIRARGARTIVIAEEGDETVVPYADHLVRIPATPTLLQPLVSTVPLQVFACELATARGNEVDQPRNLAKSVTVE, encoded by the coding sequence ATGTGCGGAATCGTGGGATACGTCGGCGGGCAGTCGGCGCTTGATGTGGTGGTCGCGGGCCTCAAGAGGCTCGAATACCGGGGCTACGACTCGGCCGGTGTCGCGGTGCTCTCCGACGGAGGGCTGGCCGCGGCCAAGAAGGCGGGCAAGCTCGTCAACCTGGAGAAGGAACTCGTCGACCGGCCGCTGGCCGGCGGGTCCGTGGGCATCGGACACACCCGCTGGGCCACCCACGGCGGGCCGACCGACGTCAACGCGCACCCGCACCTGGACAACGCGGGGCGGGTCGCCGTCGTCCACAACGGCATCATCGAGAACTTCGCCGACCTGCGCGCGGAGCTCACCGAGCGCGGCCACGACCTGGTGTCCGAGACGGACACCGAGGTCGTGGCCCACCTCCTCGCGGAGGAGTTCTCCTCCGCCGGCGAGCTGGCGGAGGCCATGCGGCTGGTGTGCCGGCGCCTCGAAGGGGCCTTCACCCTGGTCGCCGTGCACGCCGACCAGCCGGACGTCGTCGTCGGCGCCCGCCGGAACTCCCCGCTGGTCGTCGGCGTCGGCGAGGGCGAGAACTTCCTCGCCTCCGACGTGTCCGCCTTCATCGCCCACACCCGTTCGGCGATCGAGCTCGGCCAGGACCAGGTCGTCGAGCTGACCAGGGACGGCGTCACCGTCACCGACTTCGACGGCGCCCCCGCCGACGTACGGGCCTTCCACGTCGACTGGGACGCCTCGGCCGCCGAGAAGGGCGGCTACGACTACTTCATGCTCAAGGAGATCGCCGAGCAGCCGAAGGCCGTCGCCGACACCCTCCTCGGCCGGATCGACGGCAACGGCCGGCTGACCCTCGACGAGGTGCGCATCCCGGACGCCGTGCTCCGCGAGGCCGACAAGGTCGTCATCATCGCCTGCGGCACCGCCTTCCACGCGGGACTCATCGCCAAGTACGCCATCGAGCACTGGACCCGCATCCCCTGCGAGGTCGAGCTCGCCAGCGAGTTCCGCTACCGCGACCCGATCCTCGGGCAGAAGACCCTCGTCATCGCGATCTCGCAGTCCGGCGAGACCATGGACACGCTGATGGCGCTGCGGCACGCGCGCGAGCAGGGCGCGAAGGTCCTCGCCGTCTGCAACACCAACGGCTCGACGATTCCACGGGAGTCGGACGCCGTCCTCTACACCCACGCCGGGCCCGAGATCGCCGTCGCGTCGACCAAGGCCTTCCTCACCCAGCTGGTCGCCTGCTACCTCCTCGCGCTCTACCTCGGGCAGGTGCGCGGCACCAAGTGGGGCGACGAGATCCGCGCCGTCGTCCGCGAACTCGCCCGCATCGGCGACGAGGTGGAGCGGGTCCTGGAGACCATGGAGCCGGTCCGGGCCCTCGCCCGCTCGCTCGCCCACAAGAACACGGTCCTCTTCCTCGGCCGGCACGTCGGCTACCCGGTCGCCCTCGAAGGCGCCCTGAAACTCAAGGAACTGGCGTACATGCACGCCGAGGGCTTCGCCGCCGGTGAGCTCAAGCACGGGCCGATCGCGCTCATCGAGGAGGACCTGCCGGTCGTCGTCGTGGTGCCCTCGCCCAAGGGCCGCTCCGTCCTCCACGACAAGATCGTCTCCAACATCCAGGAGATCCGGGCGCGCGGTGCCCGGACGATCGTGATCGCCGAGGAGGGCGACGAGACGGTCGTCCCGTACGCCGACCACCTCGTCCGCATCCCCGCCACGCCTACGCTGCTCCAGCCGCT